From the genome of Candidozyma auris chromosome 2, complete sequence, one region includes:
- the ATP1 gene encoding F1F0 ATP synthase subunit alpha — MLSARSALRTAARAASVSRMRVARPAVSAAVRYASAKAAPTEVSSILEERIKGVSEEANLNETGRVLSVGDGIARVFGLNNVQAGELVEFSGVKGLALNLEAGQVGIVLFGSDALVKESEPVKRTGKIIDVPVGPELLGRVVDGLGNPIDGKGPLNNKETRKAEVKAPGILPRRSVHEPMQTGMKSVDALVPIGRGQRELIIGDRQTGKTAVALDTILNQKKWNSGNDEKKKLYCVYVAVGQKRSTVAQLVKTLEERDALKYSIIVAATASEAAPLQYIAPFTGCTIGEWFRDNGRHALIIYDDLSKQAVAYRQLSLLLRRPPGREAYPGDVFYLHSRLLERAAKMSEAYGAGSLTALPIIETQGGDVSAYIPTNVISITDGQIFLEAELFYKGIRPAINVGLSVSRVGSAAQVKAMKQVAGSLKLFLAQYREVAAFAQFGSDLDASTKQTLNRGERLTQILKQKQYSPMGAEEQVPIIYAGVNGYLDNIEVSRVGEFEEAFLSNLKSNHPEILNAIKEKGELSKDDLESLKKATESFVSSF; from the exons ATGTTGTCAGCTCGTTCTGCTTTGCGTACCGCTGCCCGTGCAGCCTCTGTTTCTAGAATGCGTGTC GCCCGTCCAGCTgtttctgctgctgtgCGTTACGCCTCTGCTAAGGCTGCCCCTACCGAGGTTTCCTCCATCTTGGAGGAGAGAATCAAGGGCGTCTCTGAGGAGGCCAACTTGAACGAAACCGGTAGAGTCTTGTCTGTTGGTGACGGTATTGCCCGTGTCTTCGGTTTGAACAATGTCCAGGCTGGTGAGTTGGTTGAGTTCTCTGGTGTCAAGGGTTTGGCCTTGAACTTGGAGGCTGGCCAGGTCGGTATTGTCTTGTTCGGTTCCGATGCTTTGGTCAAGGAGTCCGAGCCAGTCAAGAGAACCGGTAAGATTATTGACGTTCCAGTCGGTCCAGAGTTGTTGGGTCGTGTTGTTGACGGTTTGGGTAACCCAATCGACGGTAAGGGACCTTTGAACAACAAGGAGACCAGAAAGGCCGAGGTCAAGGCCCCAGGTATCttgccaagaagatctgTTCACGAGCCAATGCAGACTGGTATGAAGTCTGTTGACGCCTTGGTGCCAATTGGTAGAGGTCAGAGAGAATTGATTATCGGTGACCGTCAGACCGGTAAGACCGCCGTCGCCTTGGACACCATCTTGaaccagaagaagtggaaTTCTGGTAacgacgagaagaagaagttgtacTGTGTCTACGTTGCCGTCGGTCAGAAGAGATCCACCGTTGCCCAGTTGGTCAAGACCTTGGAGGAGAGAGACGCTTTGAAGTACTCCATCATTGTTGCCGCCACTGCTTCTGAGGCTGCTCCTTTGCAATACATTGCTCCTTTCACCGGTTGTACCATTGGTGAGTGGTTCAGAGACAACGGCAGACACGCTTTGATCATCTACGATGACTTGTCCAAGCAGGCTGTTGCTTACCGTCAattgtccttgttgttgagaCGTCCTCCAGGAAGAGAGGCTTACCctggtgatgttttctACTTGCACTCCCGTTTGTTGGAGAGAGCCGCCAAGATGTCCGAGGCCTATGGTGCTGGTTCTTTGACCGCTTTGCCAATCATTGAGACTCAGGGTGGTGATGTCTCTGCTTACATTCCAACCAACGTCATTTCTATTACTGATGGTCAGATTTTCTTGGAGGCTGAATTGTTCTACAAGGGTATCAGACCAGCTATTAACGTCGGTTTGTCCGTGTCCCGTGTCGGTTCCGCCGCGCAGGTGAAGGCCATGAAACAAGTTGCTGGTTCTTTGAAATTGTTCTTGGCTCAGTACAGAGAAGTCGCTGCTTTCGCCCAATTCGGTTCTGACTTGGATGCTTCCACCAAGCAGACCTTGAACAGAGGTGAGAGATTGACTCAGatcttgaagcagaagcagtACAGCCCAATGGGTGCAGAGGAGCAGGTCCCTATCATTTACGCTGGTGTTAACGGTTACTTGGACAACATTGAGGTTTCCAGAGTCGGTGAGTTTGAGGAGGCTTTCTTGtccaacttgaagagcaacCACCCAGAGATTCTCAatgccatcaaggagaagggTGAATTGTCCAAGGACGACTTGgagtccttgaagaaggctaCCGAGAGCTtcgtttcttctttctaa
- a CDS encoding triacylglycerol lipase has protein sequence MSSGDEESDISLQQPTEASESQLSKLSAAQIAATQSFWKRTWCYIRLAIFRQPNKLEQFILENEPSDCAFVAKYGITICLDLSEEPRVSVNKLYLHSIHAPHPLTNFAKDEPLAPGIVQEVSESPVIVFVHGLGGQMSQFEPLMALLSQCSEIISLDLPGFGNSKYKFKSNFKIVSEISEQEKLDISSSIQAMSWADFSTDSLVRILRQFIKQVVPPEKKVILVGHSMGTHLITRLANILEAGKVEALVMLSPPPLLDDVRHKDPPKKSFSFMSYFMRFAWLFNLFRVWDRLPGLISKSVYRQLPHQSSLHQRARQFRWNLDIETNILLRYISGFKRATYSELVNAISRLNNNMKDPKTYEKVLLVGGADDHVTSVKIIRDMGDFLLDYWQKKVFNIVEVKNAGHSLLLSKPEFISGLVLNHFESHLPERLHLSPAWVLKLKAEISGDKWGLKNELKWSKTQAISHNIFRRNGKEYAKLLGMKTLREGDPNHSPSVVESKFYGDNNGTDIKGKLIAIVDISADIPPYSPKTFKNIRYYKCATVSKVVPDHVAIRRFIQLIDDVLGSTSEPDPLVAVHCHYGFNRTGFFICCYLVERCGWSVREAVEGYQAAKPPGIKHPHFVDALYVRYER, from the coding sequence ATGCTGTCTGGCGATGAGGAAAGTGACATTTCTCTCCAGCAACCGACTGAGGCCTCTGAGTCTCAATTGTCGAAGTTGTCCGCTGCCCAGATCGCCGCCACTCAATCGTTCTGGAAGAGAACGTGGTGCTATATTCGCTTAGCGATCTTTCGCCAGCCCAATAAGCTCGAGCAGTTCATTCTCGAGAATGAGCCCAGTGACTGTGCTTTCGTTGCTAAGTACGGTATTACCATTTGCTTAGATTTGTCAGAGGAGCCACGTGTGTCTGTAAATAAGCTCTACCTTCACAGCATTCATGCGCCCCATCCCTTGACCAATTTTGCCAAAGACGAGCCTTTGGCGCCTGGAATTGTACAAGAAGTCAGTGAGTCGCCTGTCATTGTATTTGTTCATGGCTTGGGTGGTCAAATGTCTCAATTTGAGCCTTTGATGGCTTTACTTTCGCAGTGCCTGGAGATAATATCGCTAGACTTGCCAGGGTTTGGCAATTCCAAGTACAAGTTCAAAAGTAACTTTAAAATCGTCAGCGAGATTTCCGAGCAAGAAAAGCTCGACATCTCCTCGAGCATCCAGGCCATGCTGTGGGCAGATTTCTCCACGGATAGTCTTGTGAGGATTCTCAGGCAGTTCATCAAACAGGTGGTCCcaccagagaagaaggtcaTTCTTGTAGGCCATTCAATGGGTACTCATTTGATAACGCGGCTCGCCAATATCTTAGAGGCCGGGAAAGTGGAAGCATTGGTGATGCTATCACCTCCTCCACTACTCGATGACGTCAGACATAAGGACCCGCCGAAGAAGTCTTTCAGTTTCATGAGCTACTTCATGAGATTCGCGTGGTTGTTTAATTTGTTTAGGGTGTGGGACAGACTCCCTGGCTTGATAAGCAAAAGTGTCTACAGACAGTTGCCACATCAGAGCAGCTTACATCAGCGGGCTCGTCAGTTCAGGTGGAATCTTGACATCGAGACCAATATATTATTGCGCTATATCAGCGGATTCAAACGTGCCACGTACCTGGAATTGGTGAATGCCATCTCCAGactcaacaacaacatgAAGGACCCCAAAACTTACGAGAAGGTTTTACTTGTAGGAGGGGCAGACGACCATGTGACATCAGTGAAGATTATTCGTGATATGGGTGatttccttcttgactactggcaaaaaaaagtcttCAACATAGTAGAGGTGAAGAATGCTGGCCATTCGTTACTTCTTTCAAAGCCTGAATTCATCAGTGGGCTTGTGCTTAACCATTTTGAGCTGCATCTCCCCGAGCGCTTACATTTGCTGCCTGCTTGGGTGCTCAAGCTCAAGGCAGAAATCTCAGGGGACAAATGGGGACTTAAGAATGAGCTCAAATGGCTGAAAACACAAGCTATATCCCATAACATCTTTCGGAGAAATGGCAAGGAATATGCAAAGCTACTTGGAATGAAAACTCTTCGAGAAGGCGATCCAAACCACTCCCCACTGGTGGTCGAAAGTAAATTTTATGGAGACAACAACGGCACTGATATCAAGGGAAAACTCATCGCCATAGTTGACATTTCAGCAGACATTCCGCCATACAGCCCGAAAACGTTCAAAAACATTCGCTACTACAAATGTGCTACTGTCTCAAAAGTGGTGCCCGACCACGTGGCTATCAGGCGTTTCATCCAACTCATTGACGATGTTCTTGGATCAACGAGCGAACCCGACCCGCTAGTAGCCGTGCATTGTCACTATGGATTCAACCGCACGGGTTTTTTTATTTGCTGCTACTTGGTTGAGCGTTGTGGATGGTCGGTGAGAGAAGCTGTTGAAGGCTACCAGGCTGCGAAACCGCCAGGAATTAAGCACCCGCACTTTGTGGATGCTCTATATGTGAGGTACGAGCGatag
- a CDS encoding putative aminophospholipid-translocating P4-type ATPase, which translates to MSENPWPTSGRLGSPSLHDSMDDFENSLDRAIKSATNNFFDYKPQSREGSQGSIAIPMSTLNPQGSAEHDDDNDSLPLMTGHDSTMSLPSSPTVASHSRGGLMRRALGLFRTIKEEVSREITDRSLVNNPDPESDLGSERYVSPRNSSKKFPSNAISNAKYNPITFIPLILYEQFKFFFNLYFLLVALSQIIPQLRIGYLSSYIVPLAFVLTVTMMKEAGDDIARRKRDSEQNNERYEVLNRQSPITQDVSMVQSKNLKVGDLVRLHKDRRIPADMILLQSSDANGEAFIKTDQLDGETDWKLRVACNLTDSVDDINTLINHVSLIVDKPTKSIHHFNGKLIYHQGSSNNKSVPLTIDQTLWANTVLASGTAIGIVIYTGVETRQSMNTTMSGVKTGLLELEINSLSKILCVTVFLLSVILVMAHGFPLKKTWYIDILRFLILFSTIIPVSLRVNLDLAKSVYASHIQKDQEIPNTIVRTSTIPEDLGRIEYLLSDKTGTLTQNDMEMKKLHLGSICYAGDTFDIVADYISKLLFQEDSGSFAAKRKDMTTKVCDLALVLALCHNVTPTEEDGQLSYQAASPDEIAIVRFCEQVGLRLFKRDRSNISLLHLATGKELKFEILYNFPFNSDTKRMGIIVKDIERDEITFMEKGADTVMANIVMTTDWLDEEISNMARDGLRTLVIGRKRLNAGLFQLFSKDYEEASLSMTSRDAQMQRVVSKYLETDVELLGITGVEDKLQKDVKTSIELLRNAGIKIWMLTGDKVETAKCVAISAKLIARGQYVHQITKVHIAETAMSSLDYLINNFNSCLLIDGESIAFYMKHFRREFMEIVLRLPAVIACRCTPQQKADIAMAIKEFTGRRVCCIGDGGNDVSMIQCADVGVGIVGKEGKQASLSADFSIDQFHFLSKLLLWHGRNSYKRSAKLGQFIIHRGLIISVAQAIYSISSKFEPLALYQGWLMVGYSTLYTMAPVFSLTLDRDIDERLTKMYPELYKELTLGKSLSYKTFFMWVVISLYQGSVIQVLSQMFQSLDTEKFLAMVTLSFGALILNELMMVGMTINTWNKTMVTTIVVTLLIYIGSIPFLTEYLDLDYITDFSYYWQTALVLAVSLFPVWLTQTVNRKLRPPTYAKVQQD; encoded by the coding sequence ATGAGCGAAAACCCCTGGCCCACATCCGGCCGCCTCGGGTCGCCAAGCCTACATGACTCGATGGACGACTTTGAAAACTCCTTGGATAGAGCGATCAAATCAGCCACcaacaatttctttgattACAAGCCCCAATCTCGAGAAGGATCACAAGGGTCTATAGCGATTCCCATGTCAACACTCAACCCACAAGGGTCAGCGGAACACGATGATGATAACGATTCGCTTCCTCTTATGACGGGCCACGATAGCACGATGCTGCTTCCGTCCTCACCTACAGTTGCCTCGCATAGTAGAGGGGGATTGATGCGTCGAGCTCTAGGGCTCTTCAGAACTATCAAGGAGGAGGTGTCGAGAGAGATCACAGACAGATCTCTAGTGAACAACCCCGATCCTGAGTCCGACCTAGGCTCAGAGCGCTACGTTTCTCCCCGGAACTCCTCGAAGAAGTTCCCCTCAAACGCCATTTCCAACGCTAAATATAATCCCATTACATTCATCCCACTTATTCTATACGAACagttcaagttcttcttcaacttgtacTTCTTGCTTGTTGCATTATCTCAAATTATTCCTCAACTACGAATCGGCTATTTGTCGTCGTACATTGTCCCACTTGCATTTGTCCTTACCGTCACCATGATGAAAGAGGCTGGAGACGATATAGCAAGGCGTAAAAGGGACTCAGAGCAGAATAACGAGCGCTACGAGGTACTCAATCGTCAGTCTCCAATTACACAGGATGTCTCGATGGTCCAGtcgaagaatttgaaggtTGGCGACTTGGTGAGACTTCATAAGGATCGCAGGATTCCCGCCGACATGATTTTGCTCCAGTCTTCTGATGCAAACGGTGAAGCTTTCATAAAGACCGATCAGTTGGACGGCGAGACTGACTGGAAGCTCAGGGTGGCATGCAACTTGACCGACTCCGTTGACGATATCAACACCCTCATTAATCATGTTTCGCTTATCGTTGACAAACCAACCAAGTCTATTCACCACTTCAACGGGAAGCTTATTTATCATCAGGGCTCGTCCAACAACAAGTCTGTCCCTCTCACGATTGACCAAACGTTGTGGGCCAACACTGTCCTTGCATCTGGCACCGCCATAGGTATCGTTATTTACACTGGAGTTGAAACTCGTCAGCTGATGAACACTACTATGTCAGGTGTCAAGACCGGGCTTTTAGAGTTGGAGATCAACAGTCTTTCTAAAATACTATGTGTCACGGTGTTTCTTTTATCTGTCATACTTGTCATGGCACATGGCTTTCcattgaaaaagacatGGTACATCGATATTCTTCGCTTTTTGATCTTATTCTCAACCATCATACCGGTTTCGCTTCGTGTCAACCTTGACTTAGCCAAATCAGTTTACGCTTCACATATTCAGAAAGATCAGGAAATCCCTAACACCATCGTTCGTACATCCACAATCCCGGAGGATTTGGGCCGCATAGAATACTTATTAAGTGACAAAACCGGAACTTTGACGCAAAATGATATGgaaatgaagaagcttcaccTTGGTTCAATTTGCTACGCTGGTGATACTTTTGATATTGTCGCAGACTATATAAGCAAATTGCTCTTCCAGGAGGATTCTGGTAGCTTTGCTGCTAAAAGGAAGGATATGACGACTAAAGTTTGTGATCTTGCATTGGTTCTAGCCTTATGTCACAATGTCACTCCTACTGAGGAAGATGGCCAGCTCTCTTATCAGGCTGCGTCTCCGGATGAGATTGCAATTGTGAGATTTTGTGAGCAAGTTGGACTCCGCTTGTTTAAGCGTGACAGAAGCAACATCTCCTTGCTTCATCTTGCAACCGGCAAAGAATTGAAGTTCGAGATTTTGTATAATTTTCCCTTCAATTCTGATACTAAGAGAATGGGTATCATTGTTAAAGACATTGAGCGTGATGAAATCACATTCATGGAAAAGGGAGCTGACACTGTAATGGCGAACATTGTCATGACTACTGATTGGCTCGATGAGGAGATCTCTAACATGGCTCGTGATGGCTTGCGTACCCTTGTGATTGGCCGCAAGAGATTAAATGCGGGATTGTTTCAACTTTTTAGTAAGGATTACGAAGaggcttctctttcaatgACGTCGAGAGATGCTCAAATGCAGCGTGTCGTCAGCAAGTATCTCGAGACAGACGTCGAATTGCTTGGAATAACCGGTGTTGAGGATAAACTTCAAAAGGATGTAAAGACCTCTATagagcttttgagaaatgcCGGAATCAAAATATGGATGTTGACAGGAGATAAGGTGGAAACAGCGAAGTGCGTGGCTATTAGTGCCAAGCTTATCGCCAGGGGTCAGTATGTGCATCAAATCACAAAGGTACATATTGCAGAGACAGCCATGAGCCTGCTCGATTACCTCATTAACAACTTCAACTCCTGTCTTTTGATTGACGGAGAGTCAATTGCATTCTACATGAAACATTTCCGTCGGGAGTTTATGGAGATTGTCTTACGTCTTCCGGCAGTAATTGCATGCCGCTGTACCCCTCAGCAGAAGGCCGATATCGCCATGGCTATCAAGGAATTTACCGGAAGGAGAGTGTGTTGCATCGGCGACGGTGGGAATGATGTGAGTATGATCCAATGTGCAGATGTGGGAGTGGGAATCGTCGGGAAGGAGGGAAAGCAGGCTTCGCTTTCAGCAGATTTCAGCATTGATCAATTTCATTTCTTActgaagcttcttctctggcaTGGACGTAACTCCTACAAAAGATCGGCTAAACTCGGGCAGTTTATCATCCATAGAGGCCTCATTATTTCAGTTGCGCAAGCTATCTATTCTATCTCCTCCAAATTCGAGCCCCTTGCATTGTATCAAGGGTGGCTTATGGTTGGCTACAGTACGCTATACACCATGGCTCCTGTATTCTCCCTCACCCTCGATAGAGATATTGATGAGAGACTAACAAAGATGTACCCCGAGTTGTACAAGGAACTCACATTGGGGAAATCTTTATCGTACAAAACCTTCTTCATGTGGGTTGTTATCTCATTGTATCAGGGGAGTGTAATACAGGTTTTATCGCAAATGTTCCAGTCACTCGATACCGAGAAATTCCTTGCTATGGTAACCCTCTCGTTTGGTGCATTGATCCTTAACGAGCTCATGATGGTCGGCATGACCATCAACACGTGGAACAAGACCATGGTAACGACCATTGTTGtgaccttgttgatctACATTGGTCTGATTCCGTTCCTCACCGAATACCTTGATCTTGATTACATCACAGATTTCTCGTATTACTGGCAAACAGCCCTCGTGTTGGCCGTTAGTTTATTCCCTGTGTGGCTCACGCAAACGGTTAACCGTAAGCTCAGACCACCCACGTACGCGAAGGTGCAGCAGGACTAA
- the SYG1 gene encoding Syg1p, whose protein sequence is MKFGESLSEGLVPEWKEQYVDYKAGKKLIHKAAASRQAYEEVKTTDTTPLLQSANEPPYVPQVAPLPPAANSGKGDESSRRKASIFNFSSKSNRDKKEQFNEDKTHFYKWLEDELDKVDSFYKSKEKEVYERFLILEDQFFHLKDHRSHMQKRVLSATTSKLPVNATVDGLTFKFRAMVSRLQKYEFPTLPSTAFLDKWRASKSSNNGIRLEDRDKKEEYDPNYIENQIRNGNLEYLESDYDDESINPSEDERMPQVQEPTPAQVKQTKKRDYTKKKSFGVPYLYAKRQLKGALVEHYRLIALLKSYKTMNRTAFRKITKKFDKAVGSSMCNDFIKRIDKQSYFLTSGILDKISNRVEDLFMTYFDNEHQDKKHGLEKLKSTTYAYNNAQMRQPSYYFSTFAAGMFLGIGLPLFIIGLVVALDKTLHGKLYEGRFLLQLWGGFFLINLAFFFVGINYIVFNYYKISYKFIFEFNLSNALDFKQFWLLPSLSFAFLGLLGWFSFRDFWPDTFPGRTFPLIYLGVMLIIFLWPGTSFYGSSRKWLQIALWRILWSGFYPVEFRDFYLGDILCSLTYPMGNISFFFCLYADKWRHVLGGGNVPSSTVRCGSGYSRVMGFLQSLPLIFRFLQCLRRYMDTGDAFPHLANMVKYLVGAIYYCLLSVWRINRTNQNRAAFITFACINSIYTSIWDIVMDWSLGQTTSKNFLLRDHLFYKKKGYYYVASVVDVLLRFQWIFYAFFSSQIQQSAVTSFCIALAEIFRRFIWMFFRMENEHCTNVILFRASRDAPLPYMVSAKVEKAIKRLVDMKYDTHKTSEDEFSPDSETSYSSGGHAEPSLAKASIAKTTALSRQSAKSDRPFDEEASESFKLSHKSHAPLGETLRRRSTINAISDALNKAHIKDFQRKTYSVPIDDSDEEEEDEEDGRKVGPSRGQNKQSP, encoded by the coding sequence ATGAAATTCGGTGAGTCCCTCAGTGAAGGCTTGGTTCCAGAGTGGAAAGAGCAGTATGTTGACTACAAGGCAGGAAAGAAGCTCATACACAAGGCAGCTGCTAGTCGACAGGCGTACGAGGAAGTCAAGACAACCGACACGACGCCATTGCTTCAATCTGCTAATGAACCTCCCTATGTCCCACAAGTGGCACCTCTTCCTCCAGCTGCAAACCTGGGTAAAGGCGACGAGTCTCTGCGGCGAAAGGCGTCgattttcaacttctccagcaAGTCCAACAGGGACAAAAAGGAGCAGTTCAACGAAGATAAGACGCATTTTTACAAGTGGCTCGAGGATGAGTTGGATAAAGTAGATTCGTTTTATAAGCtgaaagaaaaggaagttTATGAGAGGTTTCTTATTCTCGAGGATCAGTTTTTTCATCTTAAGGACCACAGGAGCCACATGCAAAAACGTGTCTTATCGGCGACAACGTCCAAACTCCCTGTAAATGCAACAGTTGATGGTCTCACGTTCAAGTTCAGAGCCATGGTGCTGCGTCTCCAGAAGTACGAGTTCCCAACTCTTCCCTCCACGGCTTTCCTCGACAAGTGGAGAGCCAGCAAACTGTCCAACAACGGCATTCGCCTTGAGGATAGggacaagaaagaggaatACGATCCAAATTATATAGAAAACCAAATCAGGAATGGTAATCTAGAATACCTTGAGTCTGACTACGACGATGAGCTGATAAATCCTTCTGAGGATGAGAGGATGCCTCAAGTGCAAGAACCCACGCCGGCTCAGGTCAAGcagacaaagaaaagagactacacgaaaaagaagagctttgGGGTGCCATATCTATATGCAAAGAGACAGCTCAAAGGTGCTCTTGTTGAGCATTATAGGCTTATTGCCTTGCTCAAATCGTATAAAACTATGAATAGGACAGCGTTCCGCAAAATCACAAAGAAGTTTGATAAGGCTGTGGGAAGCAGCATGTGCAAcgatttcatcaagagaattGACAAGCAGTCGTACTTCCTTACGAGCGGTATCCTTGATAAGATTCTGAACCGTGTGGAAGATTTGTTCATGACTTACTTTGATAACGAGCATCAGGATAAGAAGCATGGTTtagaaaagctcaagagcaCCACTTACGCATACAACAATGCCCAAATGAGGCAGCCACTGTACTACTTCAGTACTTTTGCAGCAGGAATGTTCTTGGGCATTGGACTTCCACTATTTATTATTGGCTTGGTTGTAGCCTTGGACAAGACACTCCACGGGAAGCTTTATGAAGGTCGTTTCTTGCTACAGCTTTGGGGTGGTTTTTTCCTTATTAATCTAGcatttttcttcgttgGCATCAACTACATCGTGTTCAACTACTACAAGATCAGCTACAAATTCATATTCGAATTCAATTTGTCTAATGCGTTGGACTTCAAACAGTTCTGGCTCCTACCGTCGCTAAGCTTCGCATTTTTGGGACTTTTAGGTTGGTTCTCATTCAGGGACTTCTGGCCGGACACTTTTCCTGGCAGAACATTCCCGCTTATTTATTTGGGTGTAATGctcatcatctttctcTGGCCAGGTACCTCGTTTTATGGTTCAAGCCGAAAATGGCTACAAATAGCTTTATGGAGAATCTTGTGGTCGGGATTCTACCCAGTTGAATTCAGAGACTTCTATTTGGGAGATATATTGTGTTCGTTGACTTATCCCATGGGCAATatctcattttttttctgtctctACGCTGACAAATGGAGGCACGTTTTGGGAGGTGGCAACGTACCGTCATCCACCGTGAGATGTGGCTCTGGCTACTCGCGTGTTATGGGATTTCTTCAGTCACTTCCATTAATCTTTAGATTCTTGCAATGTCTTCGCCGTTACATGGACACGGGTGATGCGTTCCCGCATTTGGCCAACATGGTGAAATATTTGGTTGGAGCAATCTACTACTGTTTGCTTAGTGTTTGGAGAATCAATCGCACTAACCAAAACAGAGCCGCTTTCATTACGTTTGCTTGCATTAACTCGATCTATACCTCCATCTGGGATATTGTTATGGACTGGTCATTGGGGCAGACAACTTCGaaaaacttcttgttgCGTGATCACTTATtctacaaaaagaaagggTACTACTATGTGGCCTCGGTGGTTGATGTGCTTCTTCGTTTCCAATGGATATTCTATGCCTTTTTCTCGAGCCAAATCCAGCAACTGGCAGTGACCAGTTTCTGTATTGCTCTCGCCGAAATCTTCCGTCGTTTCATCTGGATGTTCTTCCGTATGGAAAATGAGCATTGCACAAATGTCATTCTCTTCCGGGCATCCAGAGACGCCCCCTTGCCATACATGGTGCTGGCTAAAGTTGAAAAAGCAATCAAGAGATTAGTGGACATGAAATACGATACACACAAGACTTCTGAGGACGAGTTCTCTCCAGACTCAGAAACCAGTTACAGTTCAGGTGGCCACGCAGAGCCCTCCTTGGCGAAAGcgtcaattgcaaaaaccACAGCCCTCAGTAGACAGTCGGCTAAATCAGATCGTCCCTTTGATGAGGAGGCAAGCGAGTCTTTCAAACTTTCCCATAAGAGCCATGCGCCGTTGGGCGAGACATTGCGCAGGCGTTCCACCATTAACGCCATTCTGGATGCCTTGAACAAGGCCCACATTAAGGATTTTCAAAGGAAAACGTACTCAGTACCTATTGACGAtagtgatgaagaagaagaggatgaagaagatggaagaAAAGTTGGTCCTTCTCGAGGCCAGAACAAACAACTGCCATAG